In a single window of the Olivibacter sp. SDN3 genome:
- a CDS encoding arabinan endo-1,5-alpha-L-arabinosidase, producing the protein MGKYVLWIFLSVCCRFSGYAQVLPRVHDPVMIRQGGRYYLFSTGNGISVKSSTDRKHWKEEKPVFEQVPLWAKKEVPTFKGHIWAPDISYFDGRYYLYYSISAFGKNTSCIGVATNPTLNVSDPHFKWTDHGKVIQSIPGKTNWNAIDPNIILDENGTPYMAFGSFWDGIKLVRLAKDGLTVDEDLEHIPTIASRKTNPMDPNPPAVDNNPADAGGNAIEAPFIFKKGNYYYLFASIDYCCKGSESTYKMIIGRSKQLKGPYFDRDSLSLEKGGGTVLLEGDQHWHGVGHNAVATFDGIDYLIFHAYDAEDDGRSKLRIETIEWDEQQWPIITKQIN; encoded by the coding sequence ATGGGAAAGTACGTCCTGTGGATTTTCTTAAGTGTTTGTTGCAGATTTTCAGGATATGCACAGGTTTTACCGAGGGTGCATGATCCGGTAATGATTCGGCAGGGTGGTCGCTATTACCTCTTCTCGACAGGCAATGGGATATCGGTTAAATCTTCCACAGATAGGAAGCATTGGAAAGAGGAAAAACCTGTTTTTGAGCAAGTGCCGCTATGGGCAAAAAAAGAAGTGCCTACCTTTAAAGGGCATATCTGGGCTCCCGATATTAGCTACTTCGATGGTCGTTACTACCTGTATTATTCCATCTCCGCCTTCGGCAAAAATACCTCTTGCATAGGAGTGGCTACCAATCCAACTCTTAACGTATCAGACCCACATTTTAAGTGGACCGACCATGGAAAAGTCATTCAATCTATTCCGGGGAAAACCAATTGGAATGCCATTGACCCAAATATTATCTTGGATGAAAATGGAACGCCTTACATGGCCTTTGGATCCTTTTGGGATGGTATTAAGTTAGTGAGACTCGCGAAAGATGGCTTAACAGTCGACGAAGACCTAGAACATATCCCAACTATCGCTAGTCGCAAAACGAATCCAATGGATCCCAATCCTCCTGCTGTCGATAACAATCCAGCAGATGCCGGTGGAAATGCTATCGAAGCGCCTTTTATATTTAAGAAAGGTAACTACTATTATCTTTTCGCTTCTATCGACTATTGTTGCAAAGGAAGCGAAAGTACCTATAAAATGATTATAGGCCGTTCAAAACAATTAAAAGGGCCTTATTTCGATCGCGATAGCTTGTCACTTGAGAAGGGCGGAGGTACCGTATTGTTGGAGGGAGATCAGCACTGGCACGGAGTAGGTCACAATGCAGTGGCTACTTTTGATGGAATAGATTACCTGATTTTTCATGCTTACGATGCGGAAGATGACGGCCGATCAAAGTTAAGAATTGAAACAATCGAATGGGATGAGCAGCAATGGCCGATAATCACAAAACAAATCAATTAA
- a CDS encoding alpha-L-arabinofuranosidase C-terminal domain-containing protein, which translates to MIRKCIIAVGLVTWLLNLEAQTKKTFTVDVDQPMAKVSPNMWGVFFEDINLGADGGIYAELIKNRSFEFAQPLMGWEKLGKDIPEGSLLVLNRPGNEQNPRFLRIKKHEEGKENLGLRNEGFRGMGIKQNLRYDFSVLYRQEQQGIRLHVQLIDSLGQVIGEGQMEPEQADGQWHKQQISFQATETEPKAKLNVWFDGEGQLDLDMISLFPEDTWKKRSGGLRADMVQLLADMKPGFIRFPGGCIVEGHELSTRYQWKKTVGPIEDRQLIINRWNTEFQHRLTPDYYQTFGLGFFEYFQLSEDIGAEPLPILNCGMACQFNTAELVPLDDLDEYVQDALDLIEFANGDVQTKWGKLRAEMGHPEPFELKMIGIGNENWGPQYVERLEAFKKTLNDRYPEINIVASSGTGPDGERFEYLDTALRKMGIDIIDEHYYQSPEWFLENAARYDDYDRQGPKIFAGEYAAHTDRTAGEGNKNSWRAAIAEAAFLTGLERNADVVSMASYAPLFAHVDGWQWTPDLIWVDNLKAYGTPNYHVQKLYATNKGTDVVPIKVDGEIPTGQNGIYASAVVDQSAKQLIIKVVNHSDQAMNAELNIKLKGKLAKQVDQILLKADLLDDVNTIDQPDKVAPKESSIAIKGKKLFANIDPYAFYIYKVAIN; encoded by the coding sequence ATGATACGCAAGTGTATAATAGCTGTAGGTTTAGTTACATGGTTGTTAAACCTAGAGGCACAAACAAAAAAAACATTCACGGTTGATGTCGATCAACCCATGGCAAAAGTTTCCCCGAACATGTGGGGTGTTTTTTTTGAAGATATTAATCTTGGAGCAGATGGTGGTATTTATGCTGAGCTGATTAAAAATAGATCATTTGAATTTGCGCAGCCTCTTATGGGATGGGAGAAACTCGGCAAAGATATTCCCGAAGGGTCCCTACTGGTACTTAACCGGCCAGGGAATGAGCAGAACCCCCGTTTTCTCCGAATAAAAAAACATGAAGAAGGAAAAGAAAACCTAGGTCTCCGTAACGAAGGATTCAGAGGGATGGGGATTAAGCAAAACCTCCGCTACGACTTCAGTGTACTTTACAGGCAGGAGCAACAAGGCATACGGCTTCATGTACAGCTGATTGATAGCCTAGGTCAGGTTATCGGAGAAGGACAAATGGAACCGGAACAAGCCGATGGTCAATGGCATAAACAGCAGATTAGTTTTCAGGCGACGGAAACTGAACCGAAAGCGAAGCTTAACGTGTGGTTTGATGGCGAAGGCCAGCTTGATCTCGATATGATCTCCCTTTTTCCGGAAGATACGTGGAAAAAAAGATCTGGCGGACTTCGTGCCGATATGGTACAGCTCTTGGCCGATATGAAACCGGGTTTTATCCGCTTTCCAGGCGGATGTATTGTTGAAGGTCATGAGCTTTCTACTAGGTATCAATGGAAAAAAACGGTAGGCCCGATCGAAGATCGCCAGCTCATTATCAACCGATGGAATACCGAGTTTCAACATCGTTTAACCCCAGATTACTACCAAACCTTTGGTTTGGGATTCTTTGAATACTTCCAACTGTCGGAAGATATTGGCGCGGAACCCTTGCCCATCCTTAACTGTGGAATGGCTTGTCAGTTCAACACAGCAGAACTCGTTCCTTTAGACGATCTGGACGAATATGTGCAAGATGCCTTAGATCTCATTGAATTTGCCAATGGAGATGTACAAACAAAATGGGGTAAATTGCGGGCGGAAATGGGGCATCCCGAACCTTTCGAGCTCAAAATGATTGGTATCGGAAACGAAAATTGGGGACCGCAATATGTCGAACGTTTGGAGGCCTTCAAGAAAACCCTGAACGATCGATACCCGGAAATCAACATTGTAGCAAGCTCTGGAACCGGGCCTGATGGTGAACGCTTTGAATACTTGGATACAGCTCTTCGTAAAATGGGCATAGATATCATTGACGAACATTACTACCAGAGCCCGGAATGGTTCCTTGAAAACGCTGCCCGATATGATGACTACGATCGCCAAGGGCCAAAAATATTTGCTGGAGAATACGCCGCGCATACCGATAGAACGGCTGGAGAAGGTAACAAGAATAGTTGGCGGGCAGCCATTGCAGAAGCTGCTTTTCTCACCGGTTTGGAGCGCAATGCGGATGTGGTCAGTATGGCCTCATATGCGCCCCTTTTCGCACATGTGGATGGATGGCAATGGACACCCGACCTGATTTGGGTGGATAATCTAAAAGCGTATGGAACACCAAACTATCATGTTCAAAAATTATATGCGACAAATAAAGGTACAGATGTGGTGCCGATAAAGGTGGATGGCGAAATTCCAACGGGCCAAAACGGCATATACGCCTCGGCTGTAGTCGACCAGTCGGCAAAACAGCTGATCATAAAAGTTGTTAATCATAGTGATCAGGCTATGAATGCCGAACTTAATATAAAGTTGAAGGGTAAACTGGCCAAACAGGTGGATCAAATACTTTTAAAAGCAGACCTGTTGGATGATGTCAATACTATTGATCAACCCGATAAGGTAGCCCCTAAAGAATCGAGTATTGCGATTAAAGGGAAAAAATTGTTTGCCAACATCGACCCCTATGCTTTCTATATCTACAAAGTGGCTATCAATTAG
- a CDS encoding alpha-N-arabinofuranosidase: MKTRSIIAAFLLLIGTYYCVKAQNEIKLMADTGQVKINKHIYGHFAEHLGRCIYDGFYVGEDNTTVPHTGGVRNDVIEALKKLNIPNLRWPGGCFADTYHWKDGIGPKGNRPSIVNTWWGGVTENNSFGTHDFLNMCELLETEPYLAGNVGSGEVQELADWVQYVNFEGKSPMSDLRRENGREDPWKVKFWGVGNEAWGCGGNMTPDYYADIYRKYATFMADNGVGIYRIASGANSADYNWTETLMKKIPANLMKGVALHHYAVINWEKKGPSTMYTDEQYFKTMKSAWFMNELVEKHAAIMDKHDPEKKIDLVVDEWGGWYEVEPGTNPGFLYQQNTMRDAMIAGMTLNIFNNHAERVKMANLAQTVNVLQAVILTEGDKMLVTPTYHVMEMYKVHQEAIRIPLQLKSNDFTFNGETIPAVSASASVAQNGKTHISLVNIDPKNDQEVAINIGDKKYENVQGRLLTSDELRDFNSFDNPNHIQPVAFNGTKLQRDNISLKLPPFSVVVLELN; encoded by the coding sequence ATGAAAACCAGATCAATTATTGCAGCTTTTCTATTATTAATAGGGACTTATTATTGTGTAAAAGCACAAAACGAAATCAAATTGATGGCCGACACAGGCCAAGTTAAAATTAATAAACATATATATGGCCATTTCGCAGAACACCTCGGCAGATGTATTTATGATGGGTTTTATGTAGGAGAAGATAATACTACTGTACCACATACTGGTGGTGTGCGGAATGACGTTATCGAAGCACTCAAAAAATTGAATATACCTAATCTTCGATGGCCAGGAGGTTGTTTTGCCGACACCTACCACTGGAAAGACGGTATAGGTCCAAAAGGTAACAGACCAAGCATCGTCAACACTTGGTGGGGTGGAGTTACGGAAAATAATAGCTTTGGGACACATGACTTTCTAAATATGTGCGAGTTGTTGGAAACTGAACCTTATTTGGCAGGTAATGTGGGCAGTGGAGAAGTACAGGAACTTGCAGACTGGGTACAATATGTTAATTTTGAGGGTAAAAGCCCGATGTCTGATCTTCGTCGTGAGAACGGAAGAGAAGACCCGTGGAAAGTGAAGTTTTGGGGAGTAGGAAATGAAGCATGGGGTTGTGGCGGCAATATGACACCAGATTATTATGCAGATATTTATCGTAAATATGCCACCTTTATGGCGGATAATGGTGTGGGAATTTATCGCATTGCATCTGGGGCGAACAGCGCCGATTATAATTGGACGGAAACCCTGATGAAGAAAATTCCAGCGAATCTGATGAAAGGAGTTGCTTTGCATCACTATGCCGTTATTAACTGGGAAAAGAAAGGGCCTTCTACTATGTATACCGATGAGCAGTATTTCAAAACGATGAAATCTGCTTGGTTTATGAATGAATTAGTGGAGAAACACGCCGCAATTATGGACAAACATGATCCAGAGAAAAAAATAGACTTGGTGGTGGATGAATGGGGCGGTTGGTATGAAGTTGAACCGGGCACAAACCCAGGTTTTCTCTATCAGCAAAATACCATGCGTGATGCGATGATTGCAGGGATGACATTGAATATTTTCAATAATCATGCGGAACGCGTGAAGATGGCCAATCTGGCGCAGACCGTAAATGTACTGCAAGCTGTGATTCTCACTGAGGGCGATAAAATGCTTGTTACCCCTACTTATCATGTGATGGAGATGTACAAGGTACATCAGGAAGCAATACGTATTCCATTGCAGTTGAAGAGCAATGACTTTACGTTCAATGGCGAAACGATACCGGCAGTCTCTGCTTCGGCATCTGTTGCGCAAAATGGAAAAACGCATATTTCTCTTGTCAACATAGATCCTAAAAATGACCAGGAAGTAGCGATAAATATAGGCGATAAGAAATATGAAAATGTGCAGGGTCGTCTACTAACATCAGATGAATTAAGAGATTTTAACTCCTTTGATAATCCCAATCATATTCAGCCTGTAGCATTCAATGGAACAAAGTTGCAGCGAGATAACATCAGCTTAAAACTACCTCCCTTTTCAGTAGTGGTTTTGGAGTTGAACTAG
- a CDS encoding RagB/SusD family nutrient uptake outer membrane protein codes for MDTRKYYMLLMGLFCVLGCERKLDLENPNTPTNENYWQTEADAAAGVISIYNSLIIDGTFMRMTPALTDGRGDDFRGDSPWPDLVQVANFTVPSTSGPVQWLWSAWHQLIWRANQVLDHVPAIEMDEAHKSRLLGQAYFLRGLAYFTLANNFKIVPVIITSPESEEDYYPGTATEEALWEQIFADFRQAKELLPVNYSQVSGPDAGQVGRATKGAAVGMLGRALLYRQQWQAAADEFSLLVNGPELNVYSLVDNYRDNFKPTNENNVESLFEVQFADPEQVGGAEMNYGGEPNANWKQVSSIGHTYAMEGFGYSDFLPSRGLYNKFKEETTIDDALDPRLLETIASYEEGISETAYGQPWRNPRDNIYPRKYTHDGIPGYTNENNGIENSGINYRILRYADVLLMYAEALNELAGPTPEVYRCIQEVRDRADLPDLATTRPNLTQAEMRDQLADERYLELAVEGVRIHDIVRWGWLYNPEKLALLRERDNEFDSWTPGKEYLPIPQTELDVNRNLLPNPAN; via the coding sequence ATGGATACTAGAAAATATTATATGTTGTTAATGGGATTATTTTGTGTACTTGGATGCGAAAGAAAATTAGATCTCGAAAATCCTAATACACCTACAAATGAAAATTACTGGCAGACCGAAGCAGATGCGGCGGCAGGTGTCATTAGCATTTATAACAGCCTGATCATTGATGGGACCTTTATGCGTATGACCCCAGCACTTACCGATGGTCGTGGAGACGATTTTCGGGGAGACAGTCCTTGGCCGGATCTGGTTCAAGTGGCAAATTTTACTGTTCCTTCTACTTCAGGCCCTGTGCAATGGTTATGGTCTGCGTGGCATCAATTAATTTGGCGAGCAAATCAAGTGTTGGACCATGTGCCGGCTATCGAAATGGATGAGGCGCATAAAAGTCGTTTGCTAGGTCAAGCGTATTTTTTGAGAGGCTTAGCTTATTTTACATTGGCTAATAATTTTAAAATAGTACCAGTAATAATAACCTCGCCGGAAAGTGAAGAAGATTATTATCCCGGTACAGCAACAGAAGAAGCGTTATGGGAACAAATATTTGCGGATTTTCGGCAGGCTAAAGAACTGTTGCCGGTGAATTATTCGCAGGTTAGTGGTCCTGATGCCGGACAGGTAGGACGTGCAACGAAAGGTGCAGCCGTCGGTATGTTGGGCCGGGCACTCCTATATAGACAGCAATGGCAGGCGGCGGCAGATGAATTTAGCCTATTGGTGAATGGCCCGGAATTGAATGTCTATAGCTTGGTAGATAACTATCGGGATAACTTCAAACCCACTAATGAAAATAATGTAGAATCTTTATTTGAAGTACAGTTCGCCGATCCCGAACAAGTGGGTGGTGCGGAAATGAACTACGGTGGCGAACCCAATGCGAATTGGAAACAGGTCTCTTCGATCGGACATACCTATGCAATGGAAGGGTTTGGCTATTCGGATTTTTTACCTTCCAGGGGCTTGTACAATAAATTTAAAGAAGAAACCACTATAGACGACGCCTTGGATCCGAGGCTTTTAGAAACGATTGCTTCTTATGAGGAGGGAATATCTGAAACGGCCTATGGACAGCCGTGGCGTAACCCAAGGGACAACATCTACCCCAGAAAATATACGCATGACGGTATCCCAGGATACACTAACGAAAATAATGGGATTGAAAATTCGGGCATTAATTATCGTATATTAAGATATGCGGATGTTTTATTGATGTATGCCGAAGCCTTGAATGAGCTGGCAGGGCCAACACCCGAAGTTTATCGTTGTATACAAGAGGTGCGAGATAGGGCCGATTTACCCGATTTAGCTACTACCAGACCTAATCTAACACAAGCGGAGATGCGTGATCAGCTTGCAGATGAACGTTATCTTGAATTAGCCGTTGAAGGTGTACGTATACATGATATTGTCCGATGGGGATGGTTGTATAATCCGGAGAAGTTAGCTTTATTACGGGAAAGAGATAATGAATTTGATTCTTGGACACCAGGCAAAGAATACTTGCCCATACCACAAACAGAACTGGACGTGAACCGGAATCTATTGCCTAACCCCGCGAATTAG